The Spirosoma radiotolerans genome has a window encoding:
- a CDS encoding DUF6660 family protein: MVDLVRGRTPYAYYSPHNFPIRPHLAPPRKGSFPFLTTGCIHPRFTFASMNGVLYLFSIWLLLLTGLPCPDAECHAHTDKLAQSSDAHSDDDHKHKAPCSPFCHCATCPGFSIPRPFSYACPSQLSAPISSQRVFSYDASSQTMVVLAVWQPPQ; this comes from the coding sequence ATGGTCGATCTCGTTCGCGGCCGAACTCCATACGCCTACTACTCTCCGCATAATTTCCCAATACGCCCCCATCTGGCCCCGCCAAGAAAGGGCTCTTTCCCATTTTTGACTACCGGTTGCATTCATCCACGTTTTACCTTTGCCAGCATGAACGGGGTGCTTTATCTTTTTTCGATATGGCTATTGCTTCTGACGGGCCTCCCCTGTCCAGATGCCGAATGCCATGCCCACACGGATAAACTAGCCCAATCGTCGGACGCTCATTCCGACGACGATCATAAACACAAAGCTCCTTGTAGTCCCTTTTGCCATTGTGCTACCTGCCCTGGCTTTTCCATACCCCGGCCATTCAGCTATGCCTGTCCGTCCCAGCTAAGCGCGCCCATTTCATCGCAGCGGGTATTTTCGTACGACGCTTCTAGCCAGACTATGGTTGTTCTGGCCGTCTGGCAACCGCCCCAATAA
- a CDS encoding TonB-dependent receptor — protein MMKTVFLLLFLLITRVSGLAYSQDTLRISVRHATTQQPIAGATVVLIGTAMGTVTNGVGYAQLHTPSVAPYQIRVSAVSFHSVTQTISVPVRDTIQIALETAEEALEEVTVSSTRGGRSVADEPTRVEVIDGEELDEKANMQPANIAVILRESPGIQVQQTSVMSANATFRIQGLDGRYTQLLQDGLPLYSGFSSGLSLMQVPPLNLKQVEVVKGCQSTLYGSGAIAGLVNLVTKEPTRERDLSFLINGTSALGLDLNGYYAQRNEKVGLTFYATRNLQRAYDANSDQFSDLPQTARTTLQPKLFWYPSPTTTVSAGLIWSDEQRTGGYLPTIKNESTLGYTEANNSQRLATQFRLEKRFTNGLLTIKNSISRFKRAIVLPNYRFDGLQQSSFSEISYFTHQSKADWIVGLNLWTDAFRDSNPIHVPALADVYHQTIAGLFVQNTLTLSEQLSLETGLRADVVNTSTSNPSDPAKPTLFLLPRFSLLYRASDHWTSRLGGGLGYKAPTIFTEDAERLSFQGVDLRSIRSDQTESSIGVNWDINYRTQLGNETTLSINQLFFYTTLNRLTVLSAQPNGYGFRTANGNLSTRGFETNIRLVYHDFHTFLGYSFIDTQRRYDDLTGITPLTAKHRLYFTTLYETDRIKTGFEAFYTGQQQRTNGTTTRDYWTIGYMIERKWSFGGASQGRATLGRANAGGAIRGSVFINFENILDVRQSRFESLVSGAVTQPTFVTDIYAPTDGRIINGGIKLNL, from the coding sequence ATGATGAAAACCGTTTTTTTACTCTTATTCCTACTTATAACCCGTGTTAGCGGGCTAGCTTATTCACAGGATACACTCCGTATTTCCGTTCGCCATGCGACTACACAACAGCCTATTGCCGGGGCTACCGTCGTTCTGATCGGTACAGCAATGGGTACGGTTACCAATGGGGTTGGTTATGCCCAATTACACACGCCATCAGTTGCTCCGTACCAGATTCGGGTTTCGGCAGTCAGCTTTCACTCTGTTACACAGACAATATCTGTGCCAGTTCGTGATACGATCCAGATAGCGCTCGAAACAGCCGAAGAAGCGCTGGAAGAAGTCACGGTGTCATCAACGCGCGGTGGCCGGAGCGTTGCGGATGAACCCACCCGCGTCGAAGTGATTGACGGTGAGGAACTGGACGAGAAAGCTAACATGCAACCCGCTAATATTGCGGTGATTCTGCGCGAAAGTCCGGGTATTCAGGTACAGCAGACCTCGGTTATGTCGGCCAACGCTACCTTCCGGATTCAGGGCTTGGATGGCCGCTACACCCAGCTTTTGCAGGATGGGCTTCCTCTTTACAGCGGTTTTTCGAGCGGCCTGAGCCTGATGCAGGTGCCACCCCTGAACCTGAAACAGGTGGAGGTCGTAAAAGGATGCCAGTCGACGTTGTATGGCAGCGGGGCCATTGCGGGGCTGGTCAATCTGGTTACCAAGGAGCCTACCCGCGAGCGGGACCTTTCTTTTTTGATCAATGGCACGTCGGCACTTGGGCTTGACCTGAACGGCTATTATGCCCAGCGAAATGAGAAAGTTGGCCTGACGTTCTATGCAACCCGCAATCTGCAACGCGCCTACGACGCCAACTCGGATCAGTTTTCGGATTTGCCCCAAACGGCCCGAACCACGCTGCAACCGAAGCTATTCTGGTATCCAAGTCCAACGACGACCGTATCGGCAGGATTGATCTGGTCTGACGAACAACGAACGGGCGGCTATCTGCCAACCATCAAAAATGAATCGACGTTGGGGTATACAGAAGCCAACAATTCACAACGACTAGCCACTCAGTTCAGGCTGGAGAAACGATTTACCAACGGCCTTCTGACGATAAAAAATAGCATCAGTCGCTTTAAACGAGCTATTGTTCTACCCAACTATCGGTTCGACGGATTGCAGCAGTCGTCGTTCTCGGAAATCAGCTACTTCACGCATCAGTCAAAAGCAGACTGGATTGTCGGGCTGAACCTCTGGACAGATGCGTTTCGTGATTCGAACCCAATCCATGTACCTGCGCTAGCCGATGTTTATCACCAGACCATTGCGGGGCTTTTCGTGCAGAATACGCTGACCTTGTCGGAACAGCTAAGTCTGGAAACGGGTCTACGCGCCGATGTTGTCAATACAAGCACCAGCAACCCGTCTGACCCAGCAAAGCCAACACTATTTCTGTTACCACGCTTTTCGCTTCTGTATCGGGCATCCGATCACTGGACGAGTCGGCTGGGGGGCGGACTGGGCTATAAAGCGCCGACTATTTTTACCGAGGACGCCGAACGATTATCGTTTCAGGGAGTCGATTTAAGGTCCATTCGCAGCGATCAAACGGAGTCGTCGATAGGAGTAAACTGGGACATTAATTACCGAACTCAACTAGGCAACGAAACCACACTGTCCATCAATCAGTTATTCTTTTATACAACATTGAACCGACTGACCGTATTGAGCGCACAACCAAATGGCTACGGGTTTCGGACGGCCAATGGCAATCTATCGACGCGCGGATTTGAAACGAATATCCGTCTGGTGTACCACGATTTTCATACGTTCCTGGGCTACTCGTTTATTGATACGCAGCGCCGATACGATGACCTAACCGGTATAACGCCACTAACCGCCAAACACCGACTGTACTTTACAACACTCTACGAAACGGATCGAATCAAGACCGGTTTTGAAGCGTTTTATACTGGGCAGCAGCAACGTACCAATGGAACAACCACGCGGGATTACTGGACCATTGGCTACATGATTGAACGTAAATGGAGTTTTGGTGGCGCTTCACAAGGCCGGGCCACGTTAGGCCGAGCCAATGCAGGCGGGGCCATCAGAGGAAGTGTTTTTATTAATTTCGAAAACATCCTGGATGTGCGCCAGTCCCGGTTCGAATCATTGGTGAGTGGCGCTGTTACCCAGCCGACTTTTGTTACAGATATTTATGCCCCCACCGACGGGCGAATCATCAATGGCGGTATTAAACTGAATTTATAA
- a CDS encoding cation diffusion facilitator family transporter — MAHDHNHDHAGHHHGPTVLTSINRALIIGAILNAGYVVVEFVLGFYYNSLALVADAGHNLSDVASLLLSLLAFRLARVRQTPSFTYGFRKSTVLASLTNAVILLITIGAILWESISRFRHPEPVAGGAVAWVAGLGMLVNAASAMLFFRDKEHDLNVKGAYLHLATDALVSLGVVVSGIVISYTNWTWLDPVIGILVAVVIMGSTWRLLTDSLRLSMDGVPADIDLPTVLADLRAVSGVQDVHHVHVWAMSTTENALTAHLVLQPGLSDSQIATLKHEARHRLEHQKISHATLETETTTKDECEAEVC, encoded by the coding sequence ATGGCTCACGATCATAACCACGACCACGCCGGTCACCACCACGGTCCCACCGTATTGACGTCCATCAACCGGGCGTTGATTATCGGGGCCATTCTGAACGCGGGCTATGTCGTTGTGGAATTCGTCCTCGGATTCTATTATAATTCACTCGCCCTCGTTGCCGATGCGGGCCATAACCTGAGCGATGTGGCCAGCCTGTTGCTGTCACTGCTCGCCTTTCGGTTGGCGCGGGTTCGGCAAACGCCGAGTTTTACGTATGGCTTCCGAAAAAGCACAGTACTGGCGTCGCTCACCAATGCCGTTATTCTTTTGATCACCATTGGCGCTATTTTGTGGGAAAGTATCAGCCGGTTCCGGCACCCCGAACCAGTAGCGGGTGGGGCTGTAGCCTGGGTTGCGGGCCTGGGAATGCTAGTCAATGCGGCCTCCGCCATGCTGTTTTTTCGGGATAAAGAGCATGATTTGAATGTAAAAGGGGCTTATCTGCACCTGGCAACCGATGCGCTGGTATCACTGGGTGTGGTCGTGTCGGGCATTGTTATCAGTTATACCAACTGGACCTGGCTCGATCCGGTTATCGGCATTCTGGTTGCCGTTGTGATTATGGGATCGACCTGGCGTTTGCTGACGGATAGTCTGCGGCTTTCAATGGATGGCGTCCCGGCGGACATCGACCTGCCAACCGTACTGGCTGACCTGCGGGCGGTGTCGGGTGTGCAGGACGTACACCATGTGCATGTGTGGGCGATGAGCACCACCGAAAATGCCCTGACGGCTCACCTCGTGCTGCAACCGGGCCTCTCCGATTCGCAGATTGCCACCCTTAAGCACGAGGC